GTCAGACAACTGTTTGTTATCTACACACTGCGCGCCCTGCTCGATATAGTAGTAGTAGATGCGCTGGTTCCCTGCCAGTAATTCCTCACTATCTGGTTTGCCCAGCAGATTTCTCAGCACGTATTCTTTTTTGCCGTAAAGCTCTTTTTTGATCTTCTCAAAATCATCAAGTAGCGCTGCCCGCTTATTCTCGCAGCTGTAGCGGTCACTCTTCCAGGTTTCGCTGTCAAAGCCTTCTAAACTTTCTGGTACACCGCAGGAGCCAAGCAAAAAGAGGCCAAGCACGGGAATCACTCTAAAATTTTTTATCATGTGGGTGAATTTCTGCATAAAATTGCTGTTTTGTGCGTTGTCACACAAGCGAAACATTATAAAAAAGGTTTTGTTGCACCAACCCTGAAAGAAATAGAATGGTACTTATATTATGTAGGTATCAGCACGTTAGGTGTTGCATTTGTTGCAAAATAGGCTTAGGTTTATTGTAGGTCAATAATGGCAATCCTGCTGCTGCGGAACAAATTGTACTGTAGTGGCTGTTGATTTAAAAGAACGAACATAAAAGAAGCTATTCTCCTTATGCTAAAGATCATTCTATCCTCCATCACCCTTGGCTTAATGTCTTTTGTTTCATCCATTCCAGAGCAGGCCGCTGCTGCCGTGCCTCATGTGGCGCCAGTAGAAGCAGTGTCCGCAACAAAAAGCGGAGCCTCGGCAGTGGCAAAAAAGGAAGCTTTCGAGAAACATGTGGACGACCTGTATGACCGCCTGGACCTGAGAAGAAAAGGACTTTCGTATGATGTTTTCAGAAAAGCCGTAGTTGGCATGGAAAACTTCAAGCGTATGCAGTTAGTCGCTCCTTCCAAGTCTGTTTTGTCGGTGGTTGATTTCACAAAGCCAAGCACTGAGAAGCGTCTTTGGATTATTGATTTAAAGTCGAAGAAGGTTTTGTTTAACACCTTGGTAGCCCATGGCCGCAATACAGGGCAGAACGAGGCCAACCAGTTCTCTAACACGCCTAATTCATACATGAGCAGCCTTGGGTTTTACCTTACAGATGCGCCCTATTATGGCAAGCACGGTCTGTCGCTGCGCATGAAAGGGATGGACGAGGGTTTCAACACCAACGCCATGGAACGTGCCATCGTGGTGCATGGCGCTGATTATGTGAGCGAGGCTTTCGTGAAGCAGAATGGCCGCCTTGGACGCAGCCTAGGATGTCCTTCCGTGCCGAAGGAAGTTTCAGATGAAGTAATAGCGACCATCAAAAATAATTCTGTGTTCTACATCCATGGCAACGACAGCAAGTATACTTCCCGTTTTTTGAACGACAACACAGCGGTAGAGTCCTTTGCACTTGAAAATAACATAACAGCTGACATAGCCAGCTGAAGTCAACGAAGCGAAGAAATAAAAAAAGCCCCCTGTGCCTAAGCGCAGGGGGCTTTTTTTTGAACTTGTTATACTTACTTAAGCCTCGTCTTTAGTGGTTTTGATCAGATTTATTCCTGAAAAGAAAAAGATCAGACCAACAATGAAGGGAACTGCAGCTGTATATTTTCCAATTACACCGCCATCGCCTCCCATCAGGAAGGCGTAAGCTCCCCATATTATTCCTGCTATACCCAATAGGGTTAGCAGGGATCCGAATGTGCGTTTCTGGTTCATATTTGTTTTGTTTAAGTATAAGCAAGCCGTAGCAGAGCTACAGCGTTGAATGTAATACGATTATTATTTCATTAAGTCTATATAGTACTTGTGGTTAAGC
Above is a window of Pontibacter akesuensis DNA encoding:
- a CDS encoding murein L,D-transpeptidase catalytic domain family protein — its product is MLKIILSSITLGLMSFVSSIPEQAAAAVPHVAPVEAVSATKSGASAVAKKEAFEKHVDDLYDRLDLRRKGLSYDVFRKAVVGMENFKRMQLVAPSKSVLSVVDFTKPSTEKRLWIIDLKSKKVLFNTLVAHGRNTGQNEANQFSNTPNSYMSSLGFYLTDAPYYGKHGLSLRMKGMDEGFNTNAMERAIVVHGADYVSEAFVKQNGRLGRSLGCPSVPKEVSDEVIATIKNNSVFYIHGNDSKYTSRFLNDNTAVESFALENNITADIAS